A window of the Brassica oleracea var. oleracea cultivar TO1000 chromosome C1, BOL, whole genome shotgun sequence genome harbors these coding sequences:
- the LOC106344828 gene encoding peptidyl-tRNA hydrolase 2, mitochondrial produces MWPSSGNSSQPQAKKQERKSISGSFKAENLIPGVVIGFIIGMLLDLSQQVKLPVKKSRLLSSKTQNQSSLPSNGSEKELKMVLVVRQDLKMRTGKIASQCAHAATGMYAELMKSDRYRLRQWEECGQPKIAVTCKNQQEMNKIAEAAESVGLPTFVVADAGRTEVAAGSRTVLAVGPGPKQLVDSITGKLALL; encoded by the exons AAACAGGAGAGGAAGTCGATATCTGGGAGTTTTAAGGCAGAGAATCTGATACCAGGGGTTGTGATAGGTTTCATCATTGGTATGTTGTTGGATTTGTCACAGCAAGTTAAGTTACCTGTGAAAAAGAGCAGACTTTTGTCAAGTAAGACCCAGAACCAGAGTTCCCTACCAAGCAATGGCAGTGAGAAAGAGCTTAAAATG GTTTTAGTAGTTAGGCAAGACTTAAAGATGAGAACTGGCAAAATTGCGTCACAGTGTGCAC ATGCTGCTACCGGCATGTATGCAGAGTTAATGAAAAG CGACCGATACCGTCTGAGGCAATGGGAGGAATGTGGGCAACCAAAGATAGCCGTCACTTGCAAAAACCAGCAAGAAAT GAATAAGATCGCAGAAGCGGCTGAGAGCGTTGGCCTCCCCACTTTTGTTGTGGCTGATGCGGGAAGAACAGAG GTTGCAGCTGGATCAAGAACGGTTCTTGCAGTTGGACCCG GACCAAAACAGTTGGTTGATTCCATAACTGGTAAGCTGGCGTTACTCTGA